The Streptococcus viridans genome includes a window with the following:
- a CDS encoding glucosaminidase domain-containing protein, which produces MKKILNKSKLIGSLVALVAAGTVAAAMSEHVGNVGANDEAYSQYADPTEAFISQIGESARQLGQENDLYASVMIAQAILESGSGQSGLSSYPHYNLFGIKGSYAGQSAVMQTWEDDGAGNAYTINDAFRSYPSYYESLQDYVAVLKQGHFAGAWKSNTTSYQDATAALTGVYATDTSYYAKLNHIIETYNLTQYDSPSVYGGYEGTVYNPYRQQYTTQEILNLDIAWANRFL; this is translated from the coding sequence TTGAAAAAAATACTAAATAAATCGAAATTGATTGGATCCTTAGTAGCTCTGGTAGCTGCAGGAACAGTAGCAGCAGCCATGAGTGAGCACGTAGGAAACGTTGGAGCAAATGATGAAGCATATTCTCAATATGCAGATCCGACAGAAGCCTTCATCTCACAAATCGGTGAATCTGCTCGCCAACTTGGTCAAGAAAATGATCTGTATGCATCTGTTATGATTGCTCAAGCCATTTTAGAAAGTGGTTCAGGTCAATCTGGTTTGTCATCGTATCCACACTATAACCTTTTTGGTATTAAAGGGAGCTATGCTGGTCAATCTGCAGTGATGCAAACTTGGGAAGATGACGGTGCTGGAAATGCCTATACCATCAATGATGCTTTCCGTTCATACCCTAGCTACTATGAATCATTGCAAGACTACGTTGCGGTTTTGAAACAAGGTCATTTTGCAGGAGCTTGGAAGAGCAATACAACAAGCTATCAGGATGCAACAGCTGCTTTAACTGGTGTCTATGCTACTGACACTAGTTACTATGCAAAATTGAACCATATCATTGAAACTTACAACCTTACTCAGTATGATTCACCTAGTGTGTATGGTGGCTATGAAGGTACTGTCTACAACCCTTATCGCCAACAATATACAACTCAAGAAATCTTGAACTTGGATATCGCTTGGGCGAATCGTTTCTTGTAA
- the yihA gene encoding ribosome biogenesis GTP-binding protein YihA/YsxC, translating to MKVNTHNADILLSAANKSHYPQDDIPEVALAGRSNVGKSSFINTMLNRKNLARTSGKPGKTQLLNFFNIDDKLRFVDVPGYGYARVSKKEREKWGKMIEEYLTTRENLRAVVSLVDLRHEPSADDVQMYEFLKYYEIPVILVATKADKIPRGKWNKHESMIKKKLDFDKTDTFIIFSSVNKTGVEEAWDVIFNFSFSE from the coding sequence ATGAAAGTAAATACTCATAATGCGGATATCCTCTTGAGTGCTGCTAATAAAAGCCATTATCCTCAAGATGATATCCCAGAAGTTGCACTTGCCGGTCGATCAAATGTCGGCAAGTCTTCTTTTATAAATACCATGCTAAATCGCAAGAACTTGGCCCGTACATCTGGAAAACCAGGAAAAACACAGTTGTTAAACTTTTTCAATATCGATGACAAACTTCGTTTTGTCGATGTACCCGGCTATGGGTATGCCCGTGTCTCCAAAAAAGAACGCGAGAAATGGGGCAAGATGATTGAAGAATATCTGACAACGAGAGAAAATTTAAGAGCGGTTGTCAGCTTGGTAGATCTTCGTCATGAACCCTCAGCAGATGATGTCCAGATGTACGAGTTTTTAAAATATTACGAGATCCCTGTTATCTTGGTTGCGACGAAAGCCGACAAAATTCCAAGAGGAAAATGGAACAAGCATGAATCCATGATCAAGAAGAAATTGGATTTTGATAAAACAGATACCTTTATCATCTTTTCATCGGTCAATAAAACTGGAGTAGAAGAAGCTTGGGATGTAATTTTTAACTTTAGTTTTTCGGAATAA
- the rplL gene encoding 50S ribosomal protein L7/L12 — MALNIENIIAEIKEASILELNDLVKAIEEEFGVTAAAPVAVAAAGAADAGAAKDSFDVELTSAGDKKVGVIKVVREITGLGLKEAKELVDGAPAVVKEGVATAEAEEIKAKLEEAGASVTLK; from the coding sequence ATGGCATTGAACATTGAAAACATTATTGCTGAAATTAAAGAAGCTTCAATCCTTGAATTGAACGACCTTGTAAAAGCTATCGAAGAAGAATTTGGTGTAACTGCGGCTGCTCCTGTAGCAGTTGCTGCAGCTGGTGCTGCTGACGCTGGTGCTGCTAAAGATTCATTCGACGTTGAATTGACATCTGCAGGCGACAAGAAAGTCGGCGTTATCAAAGTTGTACGTGAAATCACAGGTCTTGGTCTTAAAGAAGCTAAAGAACTTGTTGATGGAGCACCAGCAGTTGTTAAAGAAGGTGTTGCTACAGCTGAAGCTGAAGAAATCAAAGCTAAATTGGAAGAAGCTGGAGCTTCAGTTACTCTTAAATAA
- a CDS encoding type IV toxin-antitoxin system AbiEi family antitoxin domain-containing protein codes for MDLLEKPVYNYIKNNHGVITFRDMEELNFSYQQLNQLVSKGKVESIERGIYHLPDTYIDDYFSLQYRFPKGIYSLEIALWLHSLSLTIPFEPVMTFPFGTNTRQMKEAGVKPIVARKYHEIGIIRLERQAGQFISVYDMERTLVECLRTAYHVDIQVIAPAFQAYFKKGAVDYAKLYHYAQLFKVTEKLQSYVEVLS; via the coding sequence ATGGATTTGTTAGAGAAACCCGTTTATAATTATATTAAAAATAATCATGGAGTAATAACTTTTCGTGATATGGAAGAGCTTAACTTTTCTTATCAACAACTGAATCAATTAGTCTCAAAAGGGAAAGTGGAATCAATTGAAAGAGGTATCTATCATCTGCCAGATACCTATATCGATGACTATTTTAGTTTACAGTACCGTTTTCCAAAAGGAATTTATTCCTTAGAAATAGCACTTTGGTTACATAGTCTGTCCCTTACTATTCCATTTGAGCCTGTGATGACTTTTCCTTTCGGGACAAATACGAGGCAAATGAAAGAAGCTGGTGTCAAGCCAATTGTCGCTAGAAAGTATCATGAAATCGGTATTATTAGACTGGAGCGACAGGCTGGACAGTTTATCTCAGTATATGATATGGAACGAACATTAGTGGAGTGTTTGAGAACAGCTTATCATGTCGATATTCAAGTTATTGCTCCAGCTTTTCAAGCTTACTTTAAAAAAGGAGCTGTTGATTATGCCAAGTTGTATCACTATGCACAACTATTTAAAGTAACCGAAAAACTACAATCATATGTGGAGGTCTTGTCGTGA
- a CDS encoding CHAP domain-containing protein, producing MREFWNFSLGGIIMKRITANQFQTSERYYKLPKVLFEDYAKKYGHENFTMRNWADFQYYKDKTLDLVIAVTTAKFALFNIQSVIDLTQKDSMDLKTWGTQKTMVYLVIPDNDTTFRFLSALFFSMVFSTLTRQADVDFKGQLPIHVRSYLDEFANVGEIPDFAEQTSTVSSWNMSLVPILQNIAQLFLIYWEGNSGDKLLERQTRASEWYYQIEKGFSQPNGGTAQSDLKALEAVRGDFFENSIPGGGDGMGYAYGQCTWGVAARINQLGLKLKGKNGEKIPIISTMGNGQDWVRTATSLGGESGTSPQAGAILSFAGGGHGTPTEYGHVAFVEKVYPDGSFLISETNYNGNPNYTFRKLSVVDSSLSFAYTTK from the coding sequence ATTCGGGAATTTTGGAATTTTAGTCTTGGAGGGATAATCATGAAACGTATTACTGCTAATCAATTTCAGACATCAGAGCGTTATTATAAACTCCCAAAAGTCTTGTTTGAAGATTACGCTAAAAAATATGGTCACGAGAACTTTACCATGAGAAACTGGGCAGATTTTCAATACTATAAGGATAAGACGTTGGATTTGGTAATTGCGGTCACAACAGCGAAGTTTGCCCTTTTTAATATCCAATCGGTGATTGATTTGACGCAAAAAGACTCTATGGACTTGAAAACGTGGGGCACTCAGAAGACTATGGTCTATCTTGTTATTCCAGATAATGATACTACCTTTCGTTTTCTATCTGCTTTATTTTTCTCTATGGTTTTCTCCACTTTGACCAGACAGGCTGATGTGGACTTTAAAGGGCAACTGCCTATCCATGTTAGAAGCTATCTGGATGAGTTTGCTAATGTCGGAGAAATCCCAGACTTCGCCGAACAAACCTCAACAGTTAGCTCTTGGAATATGAGTCTAGTACCAATCTTGCAAAATATCGCCCAACTCTTTCTCATTTACTGGGAAGGAAATAGTGGTGATAAACTACTTGAACGTCAGACACGAGCCAGTGAGTGGTATTACCAAATTGAAAAAGGCTTTAGTCAACCCAACGGCGGGACAGCACAAAGTGATCTAAAAGCACTTGAAGCTGTACGAGGAGACTTTTTTGAAAACTCTATTCCAGGAGGTGGTGATGGTATGGGTTACGCTTACGGCCAATGTACTTGGGGAGTCGCAGCCCGTATCAACCAACTGGGTCTAAAACTCAAAGGAAAAAACGGTGAGAAGATTCCAATTATCAGTACCATGGGCAATGGCCAAGATTGGGTGCGTACAGCCACAAGTCTCGGTGGAGAGTCAGGGACAAGTCCACAAGCAGGAGCTATTCTTTCCTTTGCGGGAGGAGGACATGGTACACCAACAGAATATGGACATGTGGCTTTTGTGGAGAAAGTCTACCCAGACGGTTCATTTCTTATCTCAGAAACCAACTACAATGGTAATCCAAACTATACCTTCCGTAAATTATCTGTAGTGGATAGTAGTTTGAGTTTTGCTTATACGACGAAATAA
- a CDS encoding formate/nitrite transporter family protein → MGESNFVLKVEAACQKKEELYTASKARYAVRSMFAGAFLTMSTAVGIVGADLLNTFLPGSGRFLFPFIFAWGLVYLLFLNSELTTSNMMYLTAGVYLKKIDWKKALEILLYCTFFNLVGALLLAFLFSQTSAFANLNPKGFLGSVVEMKLQRSNQLVFFEGIIANIFVNIAILSYLFFKDETAKVLMALSAIYMFVFLTNEHIAANFASFSLATFNSISKDLPHLEFFNVLRHYTVTFVGNWVGGGVIMGLAYAWLNRTQTIYKD, encoded by the coding sequence ATGGGAGAATCAAATTTTGTTCTTAAGGTAGAAGCAGCATGTCAGAAGAAGGAAGAATTGTATACGGCATCTAAAGCTCGTTATGCGGTTCGCTCTATGTTCGCGGGTGCGTTTTTGACAATGAGTACTGCTGTAGGGATTGTGGGGGCAGATCTTCTCAACACTTTCTTGCCAGGTTCTGGTCGTTTCTTATTCCCATTTATTTTTGCGTGGGGATTGGTTTATTTACTATTCTTAAATAGTGAGTTAACGACTTCAAATATGATGTACCTGACAGCTGGTGTTTATCTAAAGAAGATTGATTGGAAGAAAGCTTTAGAAATTTTACTCTATTGCACATTTTTTAATCTAGTTGGTGCCTTGTTACTCGCATTTCTCTTCAGTCAGACAAGTGCTTTTGCTAATTTGAATCCAAAGGGCTTCCTTGGTTCGGTTGTAGAGATGAAATTGCAACGCTCTAATCAATTGGTCTTCTTTGAAGGGATTATTGCCAACATCTTTGTTAATATAGCTATTTTGTCCTATTTATTCTTTAAAGATGAAACAGCGAAAGTTCTGATGGCTTTGTCAGCAATTTATATGTTTGTTTTCCTTACCAATGAACACATTGCTGCAAACTTTGCTTCCTTCTCACTGGCTACGTTTAATTCTATTTCTAAAGATTTGCCTCACCTAGAGTTCTTCAATGTTCTTCGTCATTACACTGTCACTTTTGTAGGGAACTGGGTAGGAGGAGGAGTCATCATGGGCTTGGCCTATGCATGGCTCAATCGTACCCAGACTATTTACAAAGATTAA
- the rplJ gene encoding 50S ribosomal protein L10 — protein sequence MSEAIIAKKAELVDVVAEKMKAAASIVVVDARGLTVDQDTVLRRELRGSEVEYKVIKNSILRRAAEKAGLEDLASVFVGPSAVAFSNEDVIAPAKILNDFSKTADALEIKGGAIEGAVASKEEILALATLPNREGLLSMLLSVLQAPVRNVALAVKAVADNKEDAA from the coding sequence ATGAGTGAAGCAATTATTGCTAAAAAAGCGGAACTAGTTGACGTAGTGGCTGAGAAAATGAAAGCTGCTGCATCTATCGTCGTTGTTGACGCTCGTGGTTTGACAGTTGACCAAGATACAGTTCTTCGTCGTGAGCTTCGTGGAAGCGAAGTTGAGTACAAAGTTATTAAAAACTCAATCTTACGTCGTGCAGCTGAAAAAGCTGGACTTGAAGATCTTGCATCTGTGTTTGTTGGACCATCTGCTGTAGCATTTTCTAACGAAGATGTTATTGCACCAGCGAAAATCTTGAACGATTTTTCTAAAACTGCTGACGCACTTGAAATCAAGGGTGGTGCAATCGAAGGCGCTGTCGCATCAAAAGAAGAGATCCTTGCTCTTGCAACTCTTCCAAACCGCGAAGGACTTCTTTCTATGCTCCTTTCTGTACTTCAAGCGCCAGTGCGCAACGTTGCTCTTGCAGTCAAAGCGGTTGCAGACAACAAAGAAGACGCAGCTTAA